In the genome of Phlebotomus papatasi isolate M1 chromosome 2, Ppap_2.1, whole genome shotgun sequence, one region contains:
- the LOC129803937 gene encoding plasma membrane ascorbate-dependent reductase CYBRD1 isoform X2 encodes MARNSHTTRYDDDADNSWSCGSWFEYILVVVLSTIFLIGALVLVIYWAVQHGGGFAWSEDPQKQFNLHPVLMVAGFITLSGFSILLYRLCRCLKHIYVKLLHMFFHACAVPCVVIGFLAVLDSHNLANPPIPNFYSLHSWLGLVTMGLFATQFVVGFFSFLVLLCCEDATYSCRAAMVPIHASFGLANFMLAIATCVSGITEKAIFKLKDNYSNWGEEGIILNSLGATLIALGILVCFAVRRSNAPATAKVYVTERL; translated from the exons ACGATACGATGATGATGCAGACAACTCGTGGAGCTGCGGTTCATGGTTTGAATACATCCTTGTGGTTGTTCTGTCCACAATCTTCCTCATCGGTGCACTCGTGCTCGTCATCTACTGGGCCGTCCAGCATGGTGGTGGCTTTGCGTGGTCAGAGGATCCCCAGAAGCAATTCAATCTACATCCGGTTCTCATGGTAGCCGGTTTCATCACCCTCTCTGGATTCT CCATCCTCCTCTATCGTCTCTGCCGCTGCCTCAAACACATCTATGTGAAACTTCTGCATATGTTCTTCCACGCCTGTGCTGTCCCATGTGTTGTCATCGGTTTCCTGGCCGTCCTCGACTCGCACAATCTTGCTAATCCACCAATTCCCAATTTCTACTCACTCCACTCGTGGCTCGGACTTGTCACAATGGGACTGTTTGCTACACAATTCGTTGTGGGATTCTTCAG TTTTCTGGTCCTGTTGTGCTGCGAAGATGCTACTTACTCGTGTCGAGCTGCCATGGTGCCCATTCATGCTAGTTTTGGGCTCGCTAACTTCATGCTGGCCATCGCCACATGCGTATCCGGGATCACAGAGAAGGCAATCTTCAAGCTCAA GGATAACTACTCAAATTGGGGTGAGGAAGGAATCATTCTGAATTCTCTCGGAGCTACTCTCATTGCTCTTGGAATCCTCGTTTGTTTCGCCGTCAGACGATCAAATGCTCCAGCAACGGCAAAGGTTTACGTGACAGAACGCCTATAA